Proteins encoded by one window of Geobacter sp. DSM 9736:
- the ppdK gene encoding pyruvate, phosphate dikinase, with the protein MAAKYVYFFGAGQAEGRAEMKNLLGGKGANLAEMTSINLPVPPGFTITTEVCTEFYKNSRNYPAGLKDEVQANLRRVEELMGKKFGDPQNPLLVSVRSGARASMPGMMDTILNLGLNDTTVQGIIAQSRDERFAYDAYRRFVQMYSDVVMGMNKDLLEHILERKKEERGVKLDTDLTAADWKDLVAKFKSKVKETVGEEFPEDPQAQLWGAIGAVFGSWMNPRAITYRRLNNIPAEWGTAVNVQSMVFGNMGDDCATGVAFTRDPSTGENYFYGEYLVNAQGEDVVAGIRTPQPINKVNGESELPSMEEVMPECYQQLVGIRGILEKHYKDMQDIEFTIEKGKLYMLQTRNGKRTAKAAIKIAVDMVKEGLIDEKTGVLRVSPSQLDQLLHPSLDPKAKKTVLCKGLPASPGAVSGEVVFTADEAEAEAKIGKKVILVRVETSPEDIHGMHAAQGILTSRGGMTSHAAVVARGMGKCCVAGCGGINVDYGTEQFLSGNVTVKKGDIITLDGSTGEVMLGAVPTVPPQLTGDFGILMEWVDRYRRLKVRTNADTPHDSKVAREFGAEGIGLCRTEHMFFEADRIAAVREMILAEDLEGRERALAKIIPMQKGDFIGIFREMKGLPVTIRLLDPPLHEFLPQEEKDIEALAKSMKVSPQALRNKIEFLHEFNPMLGHRGCRLGLTYPEIYDMQVRAIMEAACELTKNEGYSIVPEIMIPLVAVVEELKRLRENAIRVCEEVMAGYGVKIDYLIGTMIELPRAALTADEIAREADFFSFGTNDLTQTTFGLSRDDAGKFLPFYVESNLLPEDPFVSLDQAGVGQLVKIACEKGRTTRNGIKLGICGEHGGDPSSVIFCHDIGLDYVSCSPFRVPIARLAAAHAVLIAK; encoded by the coding sequence ATGGCAGCGAAGTATGTCTATTTCTTCGGCGCAGGTCAGGCCGAAGGACGCGCGGAGATGAAAAATCTCCTCGGCGGCAAGGGGGCCAATCTGGCTGAGATGACGAGCATAAACCTACCCGTTCCCCCCGGTTTTACCATCACGACGGAGGTGTGCACGGAGTTCTACAAGAACAGCAGGAACTATCCGGCGGGGCTCAAAGATGAAGTGCAGGCCAACCTGCGCAGGGTGGAAGAGCTGATGGGTAAGAAGTTCGGTGACCCCCAGAACCCGCTTCTCGTTTCCGTCCGCTCGGGGGCCCGTGCATCCATGCCCGGGATGATGGATACGATTCTTAATCTTGGGCTCAACGACACGACGGTGCAGGGCATAATCGCCCAGAGCAGGGACGAACGTTTCGCGTATGATGCCTACCGCCGCTTCGTGCAGATGTACTCAGACGTCGTAATGGGGATGAACAAGGATCTCCTTGAGCACATTCTTGAGCGGAAGAAGGAGGAGCGGGGTGTTAAACTGGATACCGACCTCACGGCCGCGGACTGGAAGGATCTGGTAGCAAAATTCAAGTCGAAGGTAAAGGAGACGGTCGGTGAGGAATTTCCCGAGGACCCGCAGGCACAGCTCTGGGGTGCCATCGGAGCTGTCTTCGGGTCGTGGATGAATCCCCGTGCCATTACCTACCGCCGCCTCAACAACATACCGGCTGAATGGGGTACCGCGGTTAACGTTCAATCCATGGTCTTCGGCAACATGGGCGATGACTGCGCCACCGGCGTCGCCTTCACCCGAGACCCCTCCACCGGGGAAAACTACTTCTACGGCGAATATCTGGTGAACGCCCAGGGGGAGGATGTCGTCGCCGGAATCCGGACTCCTCAGCCCATCAACAAGGTGAACGGCGAGAGCGAACTGCCTTCCATGGAAGAGGTGATGCCTGAGTGTTATCAGCAACTTGTTGGTATACGGGGCATTCTGGAGAAGCACTATAAGGATATGCAGGATATAGAGTTCACCATAGAAAAAGGTAAGCTCTACATGCTCCAGACGAGGAATGGCAAACGAACCGCCAAGGCGGCCATCAAAATCGCAGTAGATATGGTAAAGGAGGGACTGATAGACGAGAAGACCGGCGTGCTCAGGGTATCCCCCTCACAACTGGACCAGCTGCTTCATCCATCTCTTGACCCGAAGGCGAAGAAGACCGTTCTATGCAAGGGGCTTCCCGCTTCTCCCGGTGCGGTTTCAGGTGAAGTTGTCTTTACCGCAGACGAGGCCGAAGCCGAGGCCAAGATAGGGAAAAAAGTCATTCTGGTGCGTGTGGAGACTTCTCCTGAAGATATTCACGGAATGCATGCAGCGCAAGGTATTCTTACCTCCCGAGGAGGAATGACGTCCCATGCGGCAGTCGTTGCCCGAGGGATGGGGAAATGCTGCGTTGCAGGGTGCGGCGGCATAAACGTTGATTACGGCACCGAGCAGTTCCTGAGTGGGAATGTGACGGTGAAGAAGGGGGACATAATTACACTCGACGGTTCGACCGGAGAGGTAATGCTCGGCGCAGTGCCCACAGTGCCCCCCCAGCTCACGGGGGACTTCGGCATTCTCATGGAGTGGGTGGACAGGTACCGGAGGCTTAAAGTACGCACCAATGCCGATACACCCCATGACTCAAAAGTTGCACGGGAGTTCGGCGCCGAAGGGATCGGCCTGTGCCGTACAGAACATATGTTCTTCGAGGCGGACCGTATTGCCGCAGTCCGGGAGATGATCCTCGCGGAGGACCTTGAAGGGCGGGAAAGAGCTCTCGCGAAAATAATCCCAATGCAGAAAGGGGATTTCATCGGCATTTTCAGGGAGATGAAGGGGCTGCCGGTTACTATCCGTCTCCTCGACCCACCGCTGCACGAATTCCTTCCCCAGGAGGAGAAGGATATCGAAGCCTTGGCCAAAAGCATGAAGGTTTCTCCCCAAGCCCTGCGAAACAAGATCGAGTTTCTCCACGAGTTCAACCCGATGCTTGGTCACCGCGGCTGCCGGCTCGGTCTCACCTATCCGGAAATCTACGATATGCAGGTCAGAGCGATTATGGAGGCGGCCTGCGAACTAACGAAAAATGAGGGCTACTCCATCGTCCCGGAGATAATGATTCCACTGGTTGCAGTGGTGGAGGAGCTGAAGCGGTTGCGGGAGAATGCAATCCGTGTGTGCGAGGAGGTAATGGCTGGCTACGGGGTGAAAATCGACTACCTTATCGGTACAATGATCGAACTTCCCAGGGCAGCCCTCACGGCAGACGAGATCGCCCGGGAAGCTGATTTCTTCTCCTTCGGCACAAACGACCTGACCCAGACGACCTTCGGCCTGTCCAGGGACGATGCGGGGAAATTCCTCCCATTCTACGTGGAGAGCAACCTTCTACCGGAAGATCCCTTCGTCTCACTCGATCAGGCCGGGGTGGGCCAGCTTGTGAAGATCGCGTGCGAGAAGGGACGAACCACGCGCAACGGCATAAAACTGGGCATCTGCGGAGAGCATGGCGGAGACCCTTCTTCGGTCATCTTCTGTCACGATATAGGGCTGGACTATGTTTCATGCTCTCCCTTCAGGGTTCCCATTGCCCGTCTGGCGGCTGCCCATGCCGTGCTTATCGCCAAGTAA
- a CDS encoding radical SAM protein: MPRYVEPLFRPPSEARSLIFQITLGCSRNRCTFCGMYKGKLFRLKPLEEVLSEIAAVPAGYRTSVERVFLADGDALVYPFAGLVAILDCLGDTFPRLTRVGAYASPAALEEKSAAELQNLREKKLRILYLGLESGDDDTLASIDKGATSEGIAEQALKARGAGIKISVTAILGLAGREGSLRHARATAEWVNRVNPEYFSLLTLFYRHNNDFIRTLRQCSRGELLREARELVSVLNPSRTILRSNHVSNFLNLAGSYPKDRERLIADVDSAIERAKLFPGYLDEVPSYIEEYY, from the coding sequence ATGCCACGATACGTAGAACCGCTCTTCCGTCCGCCTAGCGAAGCGCGGAGTCTGATCTTTCAGATCACACTGGGATGTTCCCGCAACCGCTGTACCTTCTGCGGCATGTACAAGGGAAAACTCTTTCGGTTGAAGCCGCTCGAGGAGGTGCTTTCTGAGATAGCGGCAGTCCCGGCCGGGTATCGGACATCCGTGGAGCGGGTCTTTCTTGCGGACGGTGATGCCCTAGTTTATCCTTTTGCAGGACTAGTCGCCATTCTGGACTGCCTGGGTGACACCTTCCCCCGGCTGACGCGCGTGGGCGCCTACGCTTCTCCCGCGGCCCTGGAGGAAAAATCGGCTGCGGAGCTACAGAATCTCCGGGAAAAGAAGCTGCGGATTCTTTATCTAGGCCTGGAGTCGGGGGATGATGATACATTGGCATCGATCGACAAGGGAGCCACCAGCGAGGGGATTGCTGAACAGGCGCTCAAGGCCAGGGGAGCAGGAATCAAGATTTCGGTTACGGCTATACTCGGCTTGGCCGGACGAGAGGGAAGCCTGCGCCATGCCCGTGCGACAGCGGAATGGGTTAATCGGGTAAACCCCGAGTATTTCTCGCTCCTTACACTGTTCTACCGACATAATAATGATTTCATTCGCACCCTCCGGCAATGTTCCCGGGGGGAGCTCCTGCGCGAGGCGCGTGAGTTGGTCAGTGTCCTGAATCCATCACGCACGATCCTCCGTTCCAACCATGTCTCCAATTTCCTCAACCTTGCAGGCAGCTATCCGAAAGACCGCGAACGGCTGATAGCAGATGTTGATTCAGCCATCGAGCGGGCGAAGCTCTTTCCAGGTTATCTCGATGAGGTTCCTTCCTATATCGAAGAGTATTATTGA
- a CDS encoding cold-shock protein, with translation MADGVVKWFNDSKGFGFIEQENGEDVFVHFSSIQGDGFKTLAEGQAVTFDVVQGAKGPQAANVVKR, from the coding sequence ATGGCAGATGGCGTGGTCAAATGGTTCAATGACAGCAAGGGGTTCGGGTTCATCGAGCAGGAGAACGGCGAAGACGTGTTCGTTCACTTCTCTTCTATCCAGGGGGATGGGTTTAAGACCCTTGCCGAGGGACAGGCGGTGACCTTCGATGTGGTGCAGGGAGCAAAAGGTCCGCAGGCTGCTAACGTAGTCAAGCGCTGA
- the mutM gene encoding bifunctional DNA-formamidopyrimidine glycosylase/DNA-(apurinic or apyrimidinic site) lyase: MPELPEVETIRHRVEVAIAGKTVKSVEIYSPGLRRLSPRDLQERLPGQRVISVDRRGKYLLMRCSSGTVIFHLGISGSLLLRSPVAPPRTNDHFDILMEDETILRFHDTRHFGRVAWTQDDPMHHPLLAQLGPEPLGDGFDGHSLHRMTRGRSIAIKPFLMDSHNVSGIGNMYASEALFLARIAPTRASGRLTEAECRVIVASIRETLQQALTTEEQALSAGAGDEVDPAVAVSFNVYGRSGQPCRRCGTSIKRIRQGERSTFYCEVCQK; the protein is encoded by the coding sequence ATGCCGGAACTGCCTGAAGTCGAGACAATCCGTCACAGAGTAGAAGTGGCGATAGCAGGGAAAACAGTCAAAAGCGTGGAAATATACAGCCCCGGACTTCGCCGTCTGTCGCCGCGAGACCTTCAGGAACGGCTTCCCGGCCAAAGAGTGATTTCAGTAGACCGGCGGGGGAAATACCTGCTCATGCGATGCAGCAGTGGAACGGTCATTTTCCACCTCGGGATATCCGGCAGTCTGCTGCTTCGTTCCCCGGTAGCTCCCCCCCGCACCAACGACCATTTCGACATCCTGATGGAGGATGAGACCATCCTTCGTTTCCATGACACACGTCACTTCGGTCGGGTGGCCTGGACGCAGGATGACCCGATGCATCATCCGCTGCTAGCGCAACTGGGACCGGAGCCTCTGGGCGATGGGTTCGACGGACATTCCCTTCACCGGATGACCCGTGGCCGAAGCATTGCGATAAAACCGTTCCTCATGGACAGCCATAACGTTTCAGGAATCGGCAACATGTATGCGAGCGAAGCGCTGTTTCTGGCACGGATCGCCCCCACCCGGGCGTCGGGCAGACTTACGGAGGCAGAATGCCGCGTAATCGTAGCGTCGATTCGTGAAACACTGCAGCAGGCCCTGACCACAGAAGAGCAGGCGCTTTCTGCAGGGGCAGGCGATGAAGTAGATCCGGCAGTGGCTGTATCGTTCAACGTCTATGGGAGAAGCGGTCAGCCATGCCGGCGCTGCGGTACCTCCATTAAACGCATCCGACAAGGGGAGCGATCAACCTTCTACTGTGAGGTGTGTCAGAAATAG
- the glyS gene encoding glycine--tRNA ligase subunit beta, which yields MTKELFLEVGTEEIPAGFLPKAMADMESLVRRELENAHISFTGINNLATPRRLAMCVTGLPAVQPDTETTAMGPAKNIAFDSSGTPTKAAEGFARGQGVAVADLQVVSTDKGEYIAAVRKESGRPVAELLGDILPRLVSSIPFKKSMRWGDQEVRFARPIHWIVALFDGIVVPFSFGSVQSGNVSRGHRFMANQPFPVRDFAHYLEECERHFVIPEPERRKEIIRREIHRLAKSAGGHLLPDEGLLEEVSYLCEYPSAVHGTFSAEFLKVPKEVLITSMRSHQRYFSLVDDSGKLLPGFITINNTLTEDPSVVVRGNERVLRARLSDARFFFEEDQKVRLEDRVESLKNVVYQAKLGTSFEKMERFRALAEGLAGQLRPELKDKVSRAAFLCKADLVSGMVGEFPEVQGIMGREYALLQGEDRQVAAAIAEHYLPTQAGGELPASDLGALVSIADKLDTICGCFGVGLIPTGSADPYALRRSALGIINIILDRKYPLSLAGLINSALEKLEKKLTRGREDVFRDVRQFFEDRFVNLLSGQNSADAVDAAVAAGCDDLVDCAARIEALSGFRSREDFEPLAVAFKRVCNIVKEPVSVPVNEDLFQDEAERNLLASFKAAEAAVAQAVGQRDYLAALTEIATLKGAVDQFFEQVMVMAEDEQVRTNRLALLQEIKGLFRDIADFAKLAA from the coding sequence ATGACGAAAGAACTTTTTCTAGAGGTAGGGACTGAAGAAATTCCGGCGGGCTTTCTTCCTAAAGCGATGGCAGACATGGAGTCGCTTGTCCGGAGAGAACTCGAAAACGCTCATATATCATTCACCGGCATCAACAATCTTGCCACTCCCCGGCGTCTCGCCATGTGCGTCACAGGGCTACCGGCAGTGCAGCCGGATACAGAAACAACAGCCATGGGGCCGGCGAAGAACATAGCTTTCGATTCTTCAGGAACTCCTACCAAGGCAGCCGAAGGTTTCGCCAGGGGACAAGGAGTTGCAGTTGCCGACCTTCAGGTGGTTTCTACGGACAAAGGGGAGTATATAGCCGCTGTGAGGAAAGAGAGCGGGCGTCCTGTCGCAGAGCTCCTCGGCGATATCCTGCCGCGTCTCGTCTCCTCGATTCCTTTCAAGAAATCCATGCGGTGGGGCGATCAGGAAGTCCGTTTCGCCCGTCCGATTCATTGGATCGTCGCTCTTTTTGACGGGATCGTCGTGCCTTTCTCGTTCGGCAGTGTCCAGAGCGGGAACGTTTCCCGAGGGCACCGGTTCATGGCCAATCAGCCATTTCCGGTTCGTGACTTTGCTCATTACCTGGAGGAGTGCGAGCGTCATTTCGTCATTCCAGAGCCTGAGCGCCGCAAGGAGATCATTCGCAGGGAGATCCACAGGCTCGCAAAGAGCGCCGGGGGACACCTTCTTCCCGATGAAGGGCTCCTCGAAGAGGTGAGCTACCTATGCGAATATCCCAGTGCCGTCCATGGGACCTTTTCCGCGGAATTTCTGAAAGTGCCTAAGGAGGTTCTCATAACCTCCATGCGGAGCCATCAGCGGTACTTCTCCCTTGTCGATGATAGCGGTAAACTCCTCCCGGGGTTCATCACCATCAACAATACCCTTACCGAAGATCCTTCCGTTGTTGTAAGAGGCAACGAGCGGGTTCTCCGCGCACGGCTTTCGGATGCACGCTTCTTTTTTGAAGAAGACCAGAAGGTAAGGCTCGAGGATCGTGTAGAATCTCTTAAAAATGTCGTCTATCAAGCGAAGCTGGGAACGTCGTTTGAAAAGATGGAGCGGTTTCGGGCTCTCGCGGAAGGGCTTGCGGGGCAACTTAGGCCGGAGCTTAAGGACAAGGTGTCCCGAGCCGCTTTTCTCTGCAAGGCCGATCTCGTTTCCGGAATGGTTGGAGAATTTCCGGAGGTCCAGGGGATCATGGGCAGGGAGTATGCGCTTCTCCAAGGTGAAGACCGTCAGGTTGCCGCGGCCATCGCCGAACACTATCTACCGACTCAGGCAGGGGGAGAGCTCCCGGCAAGTGATCTCGGTGCACTCGTTTCGATTGCGGACAAACTAGACACCATCTGTGGCTGCTTCGGTGTCGGCCTCATTCCCACCGGTTCCGCCGACCCGTACGCGCTGCGCCGGTCTGCCCTCGGGATCATCAATATCATTCTCGACCGGAAGTATCCTTTGTCGCTGGCCGGGTTGATAAATTCCGCTCTGGAGAAACTGGAGAAGAAGCTCACAAGGGGAAGGGAGGACGTGTTCAGGGATGTTCGACAGTTCTTCGAGGACCGCTTCGTGAATCTCCTCAGTGGCCAGAACTCTGCTGATGCCGTCGATGCCGCCGTCGCTGCGGGTTGCGACGACCTTGTTGACTGTGCCGCCCGGATTGAGGCTCTTTCCGGCTTCAGAAGCAGGGAAGATTTCGAGCCGCTGGCCGTTGCCTTCAAACGGGTCTGCAACATCGTGAAAGAACCTGTCTCTGTACCTGTGAACGAAGACCTTTTTCAGGACGAGGCCGAGCGGAACCTGCTTGCATCCTTCAAGGCCGCAGAAGCTGCGGTGGCGCAAGCGGTGGGGCAGCGGGATTACCTGGCCGCTCTCACCGAAATAGCGACCCTGAAAGGGGCGGTCGATCAGTTCTTCGAACAGGTCATGGTCATGGCCGAGGACGAACAGGTTCGAACGAACCGGTTGGCCCTCCTCCAGGAGATAAAGGGCCTCTTCAGAGACATCGCAGACTTTGCGAAACTAGCCGCTTAG
- the rplI gene encoding 50S ribosomal protein L9 gives MKVILKENIDTLGRIGDIVKVAPGYARNYLLPKGFAAEANLKNTKALEHAKRQMEYKKNKVLEQARLIAAKVEGANLVLSHAAGEEGKLFGSVTNMELAEKLQALGIDIDRKKITLAEPIKQVGEYSVPVKVHPEVTAALKVTVSKAE, from the coding sequence ATGAAGGTTATACTCAAAGAAAACATCGACACCCTGGGCCGTATCGGCGATATCGTGAAGGTTGCACCGGGCTATGCACGGAACTACCTTCTTCCGAAGGGGTTTGCCGCGGAGGCGAACCTGAAGAACACGAAGGCTCTGGAGCATGCGAAACGTCAGATGGAATACAAAAAGAACAAAGTCCTCGAGCAGGCAAGGCTGATTGCCGCTAAGGTCGAAGGCGCCAATCTGGTTCTTTCTCATGCAGCGGGAGAGGAAGGCAAGCTTTTTGGTTCTGTCACCAACATGGAACTAGCGGAAAAGCTTCAGGCGCTGGGGATTGATATCGACAGAAAAAAGATCACCCTGGCTGAGCCGATCAAGCAGGTTGGGGAGTACTCGGTTCCGGTAAAGGTTCACCCGGAAGTCACAGCTGCTCTTAAAGTAACTGTTTCCAAGGCTGAATAA
- a CDS encoding tol-pal system YbgF family protein codes for MNKYVSILLVVLPLLISACSGEKGKDLYETAQFEEKQNNKPHAIQLYEELVAKYPDTELAKKAQERLSVLKQDR; via the coding sequence ATGAATAAATATGTGTCGATCCTGCTGGTGGTGCTTCCGCTCCTGATTTCGGCCTGCAGTGGTGAAAAGGGAAAGGACCTCTACGAAACCGCTCAGTTCGAGGAGAAGCAGAACAACAAGCCACACGCGATACAGCTCTATGAGGAACTGGTTGCCAAATATCCGGACACGGAACTGGCCAAGAAGGCGCAGGAGCGCCTGTCCGTCCTGAAACAGGACCGATAG
- a CDS encoding YybS family protein, translating to MSFTGKEYVLDVGKGSVATLTLFLAFVSLPMVGMLPGAFSPLPAIFYTLKSGRLTGIAIVSVTTAVLAVMGDVASTALYLLQSGSLALLLSFFLSAGKGAGRSLAYAVAINLMLVVAFAAGYGALRGLDLDLQVQKGVQASIAQTASFYEKAGVKGEELQTLRQGMAQAGDVIGKVYPALLIISVAVIAGMNMLVLSRFSSRLNDLRGIGPFREFRNPEPLVWVLIGSGFALLLDNPLVDRIALNLLIVILFMYFLQGLAITSHLFHRFRVSLFLRVIFYLLLTVQPYFAVGVAVVGIFDIWGNFRTPKTT from the coding sequence ATGAGCTTTACCGGCAAAGAATATGTATTGGATGTAGGTAAGGGGAGCGTTGCAACATTAACGCTCTTCCTTGCCTTCGTCAGTCTCCCTATGGTGGGAATGTTGCCTGGCGCCTTTTCTCCCCTACCTGCAATCTTCTATACACTGAAAAGCGGCAGGCTGACCGGTATTGCAATAGTTTCCGTCACCACTGCAGTTCTCGCTGTGATGGGAGATGTGGCGTCGACGGCGCTGTATCTGCTTCAGAGCGGCTCGCTCGCCCTGCTTCTCTCGTTTTTTCTCTCAGCGGGGAAGGGTGCGGGGAGGTCGCTGGCCTATGCAGTGGCCATCAACCTGATGCTCGTAGTCGCATTTGCTGCGGGATACGGTGCCCTCCGTGGCTTAGATCTGGATTTGCAGGTGCAGAAAGGTGTCCAGGCGAGTATCGCGCAGACTGCATCATTCTACGAGAAGGCAGGGGTCAAGGGGGAAGAGCTCCAAACGTTGCGGCAGGGGATGGCCCAGGCGGGGGATGTGATCGGCAAGGTCTATCCTGCGCTGCTGATCATAAGCGTTGCCGTCATCGCCGGGATGAATATGCTGGTGCTCAGCCGGTTCTCGTCCCGGTTAAACGACCTGCGTGGGATCGGGCCATTCCGGGAGTTCCGAAACCCTGAGCCGCTCGTATGGGTGCTCATAGGTTCCGGCTTTGCACTGCTGCTCGATAACCCCCTTGTCGACAGGATCGCCCTGAATCTACTGATCGTGATCCTGTTCATGTATTTTCTACAGGGGCTGGCAATTACCTCTCACCTTTTTCACCGGTTCCGCGTATCCCTGTTTCTCAGGGTGATCTTTTACCTGTTGCTGACGGTACAACCCTATTTTGCAGTAGGGGTGGCCGTCGTCGGCATTTTCGACATATGGGGAAATTTCAGGACCCCAAAAACCACATAA
- the glyQ gene encoding glycine--tRNA ligase subunit alpha, which produces MTFQDLILSLQGYWARQGCVIQQPYDMEKGAGTFNPATFLRVLGPEPWNVAYVEPSRRPTDGRYGENPNRLQHYYQFQVIMKPNPINILDLYLDSLRAFGIDPNQHDIRFVEDDWESPTLGAWGLGWEVWLDGMEITQFTYFQQAGGIDLKPVSGEITYGCERIAMYLQGVDNVYDLEWVKGVKYGDIHHITEVEFSRYNFEEANVPLLLESFTNYEKECIRLVEKDLVFPAYDFVMKCSHTFNLLDARGAISVTERASYIGRVRNVARLCAEAYVRQRERLGYPMLKGGGR; this is translated from the coding sequence GTGACGTTCCAGGACCTGATCCTCTCCTTGCAAGGTTATTGGGCAAGACAGGGGTGCGTGATACAGCAGCCGTACGATATGGAGAAGGGCGCAGGGACATTCAATCCGGCAACCTTTCTGCGTGTTCTGGGGCCGGAGCCGTGGAATGTAGCGTACGTAGAGCCTTCGCGGCGGCCGACCGACGGACGTTACGGCGAGAACCCCAACCGCTTGCAGCACTACTACCAGTTCCAGGTCATCATGAAGCCGAATCCGATCAACATCCTGGACCTCTACCTGGACTCTCTGAGAGCTTTCGGGATCGACCCGAACCAGCACGATATCCGTTTCGTCGAGGATGATTGGGAGTCACCGACGCTGGGGGCGTGGGGGCTCGGGTGGGAAGTATGGCTCGACGGGATGGAGATCACCCAGTTCACATACTTCCAGCAGGCGGGAGGTATAGATCTGAAGCCGGTGTCGGGGGAAATCACCTACGGCTGCGAACGAATCGCCATGTATCTGCAGGGAGTAGACAATGTATATGACCTTGAATGGGTGAAGGGGGTCAAGTACGGGGATATTCATCACATTACCGAAGTGGAATTCTCGCGGTACAACTTCGAAGAGGCAAATGTGCCGCTCCTTCTGGAATCCTTCACCAACTACGAAAAGGAATGCATTCGCCTCGTGGAAAAGGATCTCGTTTTCCCCGCCTATGATTTCGTCATGAAGTGCTCCCACACCTTCAATCTCCTTGATGCCCGGGGCGCAATCTCCGTCACGGAACGGGCATCATACATCGGCAGGGTACGTAATGTGGCGCGTCTCTGCGCCGAAGCCTACGTACGCCAGCGGGAACGGCTAGGCTACCCGATGCTGAAAGGAGGGGGCAGGTAA
- a CDS encoding MarC family protein → MTFTAAVILFILVMDPLGGIPFFIAALRKVPLERKKKVIAREMLIALTFLILFMFLGPKILKLLSISGPSLTIAGGIILLLIAIKMIFPGHQDCGFETLVQDEPLIVPLAIPYVSGPSALATVMLVVSREPQRWPEWLLALVVAWLITGIILMMCVELENILGERGVVAIERLMGMILTAIAVEMTLTGVHSYLTLLAEVG, encoded by the coding sequence ATGACATTTACAGCGGCAGTGATTCTTTTCATTCTTGTCATGGATCCTTTGGGTGGCATTCCCTTTTTCATTGCCGCGCTACGGAAGGTTCCCCTGGAACGTAAGAAGAAGGTAATCGCTCGTGAAATGCTGATCGCTCTTACCTTCCTCATACTTTTCATGTTTCTCGGGCCGAAAATTCTTAAGCTCCTCAGTATTTCGGGACCCTCTCTCACCATTGCGGGAGGGATCATCCTGCTCCTGATCGCGATAAAGATGATATTTCCGGGGCATCAGGACTGCGGATTTGAGACCCTCGTGCAGGACGAGCCGCTAATTGTTCCCCTCGCCATTCCGTATGTTTCAGGCCCTTCCGCGCTGGCTACGGTGATGCTCGTCGTGAGCAGGGAGCCGCAGAGGTGGCCGGAGTGGCTGTTGGCGCTAGTTGTAGCCTGGCTCATAACCGGGATAATCCTGATGATGTGTGTGGAATTGGAGAATATTCTGGGAGAAAGGGGGGTAGTCGCCATAGAGCGGCTGATGGGGATGATCCTGACAGCCATAGCCGTAGAAATGACTTTGACGGGCGTGCACTCCTATCTCACCCTTCTGGCGGAGGTCGGATGA
- the sppA gene encoding signal peptide peptidase SppA yields the protein MKMCVLILLTALLTTLTGGCAFVNVEMLRSASPLQERTVEGDGKAKILVLEITGVISEKDQSGGQLFEPKPSLVSHIKESLQKAEKDKDVKGVILRINSPGGTVTASDIIYHELNNFRARTKMPVHACIIGLGASGGYYVATAADEITIHPTAVTGSIGVMVMKFNVEGLLSKVGVGEETIKSADKKDFFSPFRPTTAEELQIMQTIIDKMYGRFMDVIEARKGNQLDRQQIRVLADGRVYTADQALEGKLVDRIGYLDEVIESMKASLGVKEAKVISYYRRGGYKETIYSGGGIPQFNLININAGLDLLTSTDFLYLWKP from the coding sequence ATGAAGATGTGCGTGCTTATTCTGCTGACTGCACTGCTGACGACGCTGACGGGTGGCTGTGCCTTCGTTAATGTAGAGATGCTCCGCTCAGCCTCTCCCCTTCAGGAGCGGACAGTGGAGGGGGACGGAAAGGCGAAGATCCTCGTGCTCGAAATAACAGGGGTTATTTCTGAGAAGGATCAGTCGGGTGGGCAACTTTTCGAGCCGAAACCCTCCCTTGTCTCGCATATTAAGGAATCGTTGCAGAAAGCTGAGAAGGACAAGGATGTGAAAGGGGTGATCCTCCGGATCAATTCTCCGGGAGGCACTGTCACGGCGAGCGACATCATATACCACGAACTGAACAATTTCAGAGCCAGGACCAAGATGCCCGTGCATGCCTGCATAATAGGTCTCGGGGCTTCCGGCGGTTATTATGTGGCAACTGCCGCAGATGAGATTACTATTCATCCCACAGCGGTGACCGGCAGCATCGGCGTTATGGTAATGAAGTTCAACGTCGAGGGACTGCTGTCTAAGGTGGGGGTCGGAGAAGAGACGATCAAGTCTGCCGACAAAAAGGATTTTTTCTCACCCTTTCGCCCTACGACCGCTGAAGAACTGCAGATAATGCAGACCATCATCGACAAGATGTACGGCAGGTTTATGGATGTCATAGAAGCCCGAAAGGGGAATCAGCTCGACAGGCAGCAGATTCGTGTTCTGGCCGACGGACGTGTCTATACCGCAGATCAGGCACTGGAGGGAAAGCTTGTAGACCGAATAGGCTATCTCGACGAAGTGATCGAAAGTATGAAGGCGTCGCTCGGGGTGAAGGAAGCCAAAGTGATCAGTTATTATCGTCGTGGCGGCTATAAAGAGACTATCTACTCAGGTGGCGGGATTCCTCAGTTCAACCTGATCAATATAAACGCAGGCCTGGACCTCCTCACGTCAACCGACTTTCTCTATCTCTGGAAGCCGTAG